Proteins found in one Mustela lutreola isolate mMusLut2 chromosome 10, mMusLut2.pri, whole genome shotgun sequence genomic segment:
- the LOC131808839 gene encoding putative small proline-rich protein 5 encodes MSQQKQKQCPPPQQCCPPPQQCCPPPQPCCPPPQQCCPPPQQCCPPPQPCCPPPQQCCPPPQQCCPPPQPCCPPPQQCCPPPQQCCPPPQQCCPLPQQTKQPCQPPPKCKEPCAPKGQQKCPPPQQCQKSKQK; translated from the coding sequence ATGTctcagcagaagcagaagcagtgtCCTCCACCCCAGCAGTGCTGCCCTCCACCCCAGCAGTGCTGCCCTCCACCGCAGCCATGCTGCCCTCCACCCCAGCAGTGCTGCCCTCCACCTCAGCAGTGCTGCCCTCCACCGCAGCCATGCTGCCCTCCACCCCAGCAGTGCTGCCCTCCACCTCAGCAGTGCTGCCCTCCACCGCAGCCATGCTGCCCTCCACCCCAGCAgtgctgtcccccaccccagcagtgctgccccccaccccagcagtgctgccccctaccccagcaaACTAAGCAGCCATGTCAGCCTCCACCCAAATGCAAGGAGCCCTGTGCACCCAAGGGCCAACAGAAATGTCCACCCCCTCAACAGTGCCAGAAGTCCAAGCAGAAGTAA